The following coding sequences lie in one Lacerta agilis isolate rLacAgi1 chromosome 4, rLacAgi1.pri, whole genome shotgun sequence genomic window:
- the LOC117045389 gene encoding interleukin-1 receptor type 2-like translates to MPKIAPAQMQTPEIVSVPTPEIMAAHAHEHGGISVGVNRPKREHFCCYDTLLLIHRFQGVIHLSLSCFLLNMVPRILCIFIANTLDISAFRIQRTGSTDNCQDHTVHFRPTFVLAGEPVVLRCPPLRYKHMDAFDQPLNLTWGKNGSATIIPAGYRETRILLQDDALWFLPASAEDSGEYICTRRNSSYCADVSVPLTVVEKSAVRNISYLQKAFTFSPGKVVCPALESFVQKNTNYELKWYKDSTPLDIDNKKFAVLKGTNYLIINSVSLDDSGYYTCQLTFRHKAGQYNITRTIQLETLGQKKRSRPVIVYPNEKITLAGLGSRLTMICKVLTGESSHFYTEVWWLANKTYIGRLYQKGRVTEGERQELVENDENYIEVPLIFDPVQEADFNTDFTCVAHNSLGHEIRAAQVKPQERDTSWYLALIPVALVVAIAGGVCLHKCWKGRSARGYIATKS, encoded by the exons atgccgaaaatcgcacCTGCACAGATGCAGACACCAGAAATTGTGTCTGTGCCGACGCCGGAAATCATGGCCGCGCATGCTCATGAGCACGGAGGGATATCCgttggagtgaaccggcccaagcgag AACACTTCTGTTGTTATGACACTCTTCTTCTCATTCACAGGTTCCAAGGTGTCAtccatctttctctttcctgtttTCTATTGAATATGGTGCCCAGGATCTTATGTATTTTCATTGCCAATACATTGGATATTTCTGCCTTCCGAATCCAGCGTACGGGCAGTACAG ataaTTGCCAAGATCACACCGTGCATTTCAGGCCCACTTTTGTACTGGCAGGAGAACCAGTGGTCCTCAGATGCCCTCCTTTGAGATACAAACATATGGATGCTTTTGATCAGCCCTTGAATCTCACCTGGGGGAAAAATGGTTCAGCAACAATTATCCCTGCAGGATACAGAGAAACAAGAATTCTCTTACAAGATGATGCTCTTTGGTTTTTGCCAGCTTCCGCTGAGGATTCTGGGGAGTATATCTGTACTCGAAG GAATTCTTCTTACTGTGCTGATGTGTCTGTTCCTCTCACAGTTGTGGAGAAAAGCGCTGTTCGAAATATTTCCTATCTCCAGAAGGCCTTCACATTTAGTCCTGGAAAGGTTGTCTGTCCCGCCTTGGAGAGTTTTGTacaaaagaatacaaactacgaaCTCAAATGGTACAAG gACTCAACACCTTTGGATATTGACAATAAAAAATTTGCTGTTTTGAAGGGCACAAATTATCTCATCATAAACTCTGTGTCCTTGGATGATTCAGGCTACTATACTTGCCAGCTGACCTTTCGGCACAAAGCGGGACAATATAACATCACCAGGACCATTCAGTTAGAAACACTTG GCCAAAAGAAGAGAAGCCGGCCTGTGATTGTCTACCCAAATGAAAAGATTACATTAGCAGGTCTCG GTTCTCGACTGACAATGATATGTAAAGTGCTTACTGGAGAAAGCAGCCATTTTTATACTGAGGTTTGGTGGCTAGCCAACAAGACTTACATTGGTAGGCTTTATCAAAAGGGCAGAGTTACAGAAGGAGAACGTCA GGAACTTGTAGAAAATGATGAAAATTACATTGAGGTGCCCTTGATTTTTGACCCTGTGCAAGAAGCTGATTTCAATACAGACTTCACATGCGTTGCCCATAATAGTCTCGGGCATGAAATACGTGCAGCACAAGTAAAGCCACAAG aacgCGATACGTCTTGGTACTTGGCACTCATTCCTGTGGCTCTCGTTGTCGCGATCGCGGGAGGAGTGTGCCTGCATAAATGTTGGAAGGGAAGATCCGCAAGGGGATATATTGCAACCAAATCCTAA